The Silene latifolia isolate original U9 population chromosome Y, ASM4854445v1, whole genome shotgun sequence sequence CTAAGTGTACCCTCATCATTGAGTTGAGTCAAGTATTCAAGCCTCCTACACACACACACAATGAAGGTAGACCATGCTCAACAAGCAACAACAGTAATGATTAAGGTACAACCAAATAAAGCTCTCAAACTAATAAGGAACAGTCATCACTGAGTTATCATACTGCAGTTACAATGATTGAGCACACACACCCTTTCATTGGTAGACCATGTGGTGGCTAAAATACTTGTAACTAATGGGCAATTACACGtacatatacttcctccattcaactccaccaAAAACCATGTAAAGCTCTCAAACCATTAAGGTATAATCATCATAGAGTCATTTAGTGGCAATTGTTGTAAATAAGATGGTGTCATAAGGACAAAATGGTCATTTGGCTTTCTTTTTATGGAAAGTGGTAGAGTGAAATTGAATGGATGATTATGGAAAGGTTGTAGAGGGAAATTGAATGGATACTGATTTTGCCTAATTttcactttaaaaaaaattaaaattgtgaTTATATCCAATTTTAAATTTTACAATCCACATCCAACCCGCTTTAACCAAAAAATACTTTAAATAGTATCCCGACATTTGGATTATTTAAAGCCGAATATCAAATGGGATTTAGATAAAAAATGTGTATAAGATTCTTTTTCTCAACCTTACGACCCGAGTTGAAATCACATAAGCTCATATTCTAaaacataaagctcggatactttatcacaaagctcagattTTACACCCgtaacatatacaactggttgtatagtccatgaattggcGTCTCCCAATCTCCCATTAGTCGACTATCATCTGACCTTTCTCTAGCTAGTAAGGTCTCCATGGTTCAATTTCAATTTGCTGCGGTCCAAGATAATTTAAGCACGAGACGTAGTCGTAAGGTGGATTACCCTGATTGCCATGGTCGTGTTGCTCGAGCAGGTGTTAATTTGAAGAAAAGATCTCGGGTTTCACAACCATTCTGCTTTTTCTTTGCGGTACTCCAACACTAGTGGTGCGGTCAAAGCATCTAAGCGAAAGGAGGTTCGGATGATTGAGTTTGAAGACTATTATCATCCTCCTCTAAAAATGTCGTCTTTCATTAATTACTTTCTTGTAATATTAGCTCAGTTCGTTGGATTTCTAGCAACTATGGGGTCTCTAGTACACCCCAGTTTGTATGGTAGAGGTATGTAATCGGACACTATGTATTTTCCTTTTTTACCGTTTCTATAAAATAGTACAcgtttgttttaaaaaaaaaaagactataTTACTTCGTATACTTGAGTTCCTAGTATAACAACACCACTCTTACCACTTGCTTTGAAAACGATTAAATCCAAAATGCTCACACCACATTTAATACAGTTGTTGTAGTGTGGACCGCCAAAGCTTGAAGACGAGTAGTTCATGGTAAAGTACTTTACGTTTTAGTTTCGGCGTGTTTGGACATGCCCATAAGTTGTTCGACTAAATGTCTCAATGAAAACTGTATTTCTGAACGACACTGATTCACCCTGGTTTCTGCACCCTGTAGACTCCTAACATGGCTTTCATAATAGCGCCAACTTTGAGagctcatcatcatcaccgtcatcgaATTTGGCATTCTATCCTCAAATTCTCAACCCTTTCTTTGGACAATTCCCTACAGTCAGTTGAGGAATCCGTCAAAGTAGCCATTGCTAACAGAGCGTATGAACAAATTCCCGACATCCTTAAACCCGCTGAACAATCTTGCAAGAACCGAAACCCCTTTGCATTCCTGTCCTCTTTCGACAAAATTGATAGAATCCGAGTAATTGATGACATGTTGCAATCTTTCATGTCCCTTAGACCCCATACGCGTCTGAAAGTTACATATCAATATCTTCTGCTTCACACTCTTCAGAGTTCAAAACCTTTTCCTATTGCCCTTGCAGTCTTACAACGTACTCTTCGTTCGGGTTGTTCCCCTATTCCTCAGACTCACCTTATGCTTTCCAGAGCTTGGATTGATCACCGACGTGAATGTTACTCAGTGCCTGACATTTTGCTAGACATGAACTCAATTGGGTACCGTCCTGACAGTGGAACATGTAACTTCATTATCAAGTCTCTTTGTAATGTTGATGAGTTAGAGGAAGCGATTGAGGTTCAAAAAGGAATGCTTGGGGCTAGGTGTATTCCTGACGTTGATAGTTATAGTTCTGTCATAACTGCATTCTGTCAGATTAGAAAGACCGACAAAGCTATCGCATTGATGAAGGAAATGGTAGGGAAGATGGAATTGTCGCCTAGGCAAGGAATGTTGGTGCAACTAGCAGCGGCTTTTCGAGCAAACAAGGAGATATGGCGAGCGGCTGAGATGCTCGAGTTCTTAGAGAGGAAGGGTTCTCATGTTAAGTTCGAAAGCTATGAGCTTGTGGTTGAAGGTTGCTTGGAGTGTAAGGAGTTTATTTTGGCaggaaagatggtgatgatgatgattgaTAAAGGGTTTATACCGTATATTAATGTTAGGCAGAAGGTAGTTGAGGGGTTGGCTTCAGTTGGTGAGTGGCAGTTAGCATGCACTGTGAGGCGTAGATTTGCGGAATTAAACTCTTAGTTCAGCAGATCAAAATGCAAAGGAAGAAATGAGGGAGCCTGTAAGGCTGTTGCCTGTTGACATGAAAAATTCATGCTTTGTGAGTGTCTCTTAAATTTCTCAGTAACCAAactattttcatgtgaaataggTTTTCCATTGCTTCTTTTTCTTGTATCCATCATGTTATGTCATTTAAAATTGTGACTAATGACTAATAACACATCTAAGATAAATAAATAAGGTTTTTTTTGTTagacaacctttaaaaaactttttttttccaaacactacctttaaaaaaaagtttgtaaaacacaacctttaataattttttttttgtcaaacacgacatTTGGCAGGAGGACTCGGCATTTTGGCCAATGTTTGACCACttgcaatggggtgactttcagtcgATTTTGAGATAGCATACGAGGTCGGTTTGAGGTTTTCttagactcgttggaaaggtgggaaTACAAGTTTTCCAGAGGTTATCAATACGGTGGTGAAAGTGGCCTTATGTGGGTCTATTAGTGGTTCGAGAGGAGTGAATTGAaggtaaaaacaaataaaaagaaagtCAAAGTAGGACTTTTTCGTGGATCAATTTACTCCTTTCGAACCACCACttgcaaccaacaaccaccaTAAACAACACAACTACAACCTATCTTACACTCCCTTCTACGTTCTACctacataccaaatttcagaccaaaTAAAGCATCATAACCCCATTAAAAGACTCACAAGAAACCCCCGACCACCCACTATAAACCCAGATTTAGAGCAACCCACTTTGAcaagccttactttacacaccaatAGACCCACATAAGTCCACATATCACCACCATGTTGATAACCCCTGGAAAACTTATACTctcacctttccaacgagtctaagaacacctcaaaccgacctcgtttgctatctcaaacatcgactgaaagtcaCTTCATTTCAAGTGGTCAAACTCtggccaaaatgtcgtgtttgacaaaaaaaaattattaaaggatgtgttttacaaacttttttttttaaaggtggtgtttgggaaaagaagttttttaaaggttgtgtctGACAAAAAATCAATAAATAAACTGTAATGTTTGTAATATTCAAACTGTAAA is a genomic window containing:
- the LOC141634193 gene encoding pentatricopeptide repeat-containing protein At1g06270-like; amino-acid sequence: MAFIIAPTLRAHHHHRHRIWHSILKFSTLSLDNSLQSVEESVKVAIANRAYEQIPDILKPAEQSCKNRNPFAFLSSFDKIDRIRVIDDMLQSFMSLRPHTRLKVTYQYLLLHTLQSSKPFPIALAVLQRTLRSGCSPIPQTHLMLSRAWIDHRRECYSVPDILLDMNSIGYRPDSGTCNFIIKSLCNVDELEEAIEVQKGMLGARCIPDVDSYSSVITAFCQIRKTDKAIALMKEMVGKMELSPRQGMLVQLAAAFRANKEIWRAAEMLEFLERKGSHVKFESYELVVEGCLECKEFILAGKMVMMMIDKGFIPYINVRQKVVEGLASVGEWQLACTVRRRFAELNS